From a region of the Salvelinus alpinus chromosome 2, SLU_Salpinus.1, whole genome shotgun sequence genome:
- the LOC139546062 gene encoding zinc finger protein 271-like: MSEPGSGCGVPAQRSPQRGPEMLSVMLGDCSQTVEFNVIVKEEGEEREINEGEEEEREEDRDSVDSGESPNPDPDNEPSSTASRLPGRGSYPCPQCEKSFSSSTNLKNHQRVHTGEKPFDCSTCGKSFSEKVNLKRHERVHSGEKPYHCTTCGKNFNHSGSLKQHLRIHTGEKPYHCSLCGKRFSRAGDLKTHQRSHSEEKPYHCSLCGKSFNQPGNLKSHQRIHIGEKPACALNLIVKEEEDEKEIDEKEKREVEEEEENSGVIDLGTLRLPGRGSYPCPQCGKSFSSSGNLKNHQRVHTGEKPFHCATCGKSFSEKVNLTRHERVHSGEKPYHCTQCGKSFNHSGSLKEHQRVHTGEKPYHCSLCWKNFSQPGNLKKHQRIHTGEKPYHCSLCGKNFRFAGDLKNHQRSHSGEKPYQCSLCGKGFTQLRILKSHQRIHIGETPACAFNVFIQEEESEREINVEEKRAVEEEEDNSGVVDPDISRLLGRGRYPCPQCEKSFRSSSNLKNHQRVHTGEKPFHCSQCGRGFSEKVNLKRHERVHSGEKPYHCTTCGKSFNHSGSLKEHQRIHTGEKPYHCSLCGNNFRFAGDLKNHQRSHSGEKPYHCTQCGERFTQLRSLRRHERISIGAKPACAFNVIVQEEEEEGGEREAEGEESDVK; this comes from the exons ATGTCTGAACCGGGTTCTGGTTGTGGTGTTCCAGCCCAGAGAAGCCCACAGCGGGGTCCAGAGATGCTGTCAGTGATGCTGGGGGACTGCAGTCAAACAGTGGAATTCAATGTGATTGTCAAAGAGGAGGGCGAGGAGAGAGAAATcaatgagggggaggaggaagagagagaggaggacagggactCTGTTGACTCAG GAGAGAGCCCCAACCCAGACCCAGACAACGAGCCCAGTTCCACAGCATCAAGACTACCTGGACGTGGGAGTTACCCATGCCCTCAATGTGAGAAGAGTTTCAGTTCCTCAACTAACCTAAAGAATCATCAAAGagtacacactggagagaaacctttcgACTGCTCAacatgtgggaagagtttcagtgAGAAAGTAAACCTTAAGAGACAtgagagagtacacagtggagagaagccttaccactgcaccACATGTGGGAAAAACTTCAATCATTCAGGAAGCCTTAAGCAACATCTGCGAATACATACAGGGGAGAAACCTTACCACTGCTCTCTTTGCGGGAAGCGTTTCAGTCGGGCAGGAGACCTGAAGACTCATCAGAGATCCCACAGTgaagagaagccttaccactgctctctTTGTGGGAAGAGTTTCAATCAGCCAGGAAACCTAAAAAGTCATCAGCGAATACACATTGGAGAGAAGCCTGCCTGTGCTTTAAATTTGAttgtcaaagaggaggaggatgagaaggaAATCGATGAGAAGGAAAAGAGAGAagttgaggaagaggaggaaaataGTGGTGTAATTGACCTAGGTACATTAAGACTTCCTGGTCGTGGGAGTTACCCCTGTcctcaatgtggaaagagtttcagTTCTTCAGGTAATCTAAAAAATCATCAAAGagtacacactggagagaaacctttccACTGTGCcacatgtgggaagagtttcagtgAAAAAGTCAACCTCACGAGACACGAGAGGGTACAtagtggagagaagccttaccactgcacccaatgtgggaagagcttcaatcaTTCTGGAAGCCTTAAGGAACATCAAAGAGTAcatacaggggagaagccttaccactgctctctTTGTTGGAAGAATTTCAGTCAGCCAGGAAACCTTAAGAAACACCAGAGAATAcatacaggggagaagccttaccactgctctctGTGCGGAAAGAATTTTCGTTTCGCAGGAGACTTAAAGAATCATCAGAGATCACAcagtggagagaagccttaccaatGCTCTCTGTGTGGGAAGGGATTCACTCAGCTAAGAATTCTTAAAAGTCATCAGAGGATACATATTGGAGAGACGCCTGCCTGTGCGTTCAATGTATTTAtccaggaggaggagagtgagagggaaatCAATGTGGAGGAAAAGAGAGCtgttgaggaagaggaggacaataGTGGTGTAGTTGACCCAGATATATCAAGACTACTTGGTCGTGGTCGTTACCCCTGCCCTCAATGTGAGAAGAGTTTCCGTTCCTCAAGTAATCTAAAAAATCATCAAAGAGTACACACGGGAGAGAAACCTTTCCACTGCTCCCAATGTGGGAGGGGTTTCAGTGAGAAAGTAAACCTTAAGAGACACGAGAGAGTACAtagtggagagaagccttaccactgcaccacatgtgggaagagtttcaatCATTCAGGAAGCCTTAAAGAACATCAGAGAATTCATACAGGCGAGAAACCTTACCACTGCTCACTGTGCGGAAATAATTTTCGTTTTGCGGGAGACCTAAAGAATCATCAGAGATCACAcagtggagagaagccttaccactgcactCAGTGTGGAGAGAGATTCACTCAGCTAAGAAGTCTAAGAAGGCATGAGAGAATATCCATTGGAGCGAAGCCTGCCTGTGCTTTCAATGTGATTGtccaagaggaggaggaggagggaggagagcgagaagctgagggagaggagagtgacgTGAAATAA